gcggcgATAGGCGACACGGTGTTAGTCCCTTTtcaggttgataagtgtgctacgacCTTTAGGCACCACAGGTTGCAAATAACTACTAATTTACGTAAAATAACAACGCAGTcaacgttttttttttagttcCATGTACCTACTTTAAGTAGTCTTACTTTTCAAATAACGTAAGGTAAATCATAAACTGATGAGACCTAACTGAAAGAACAAACAATATTGTTTATTCAACCCTTTATCGTGGCCAATTACCAAAACAGTCGAAAAGCGAAGGCATAAAGAAACTCCACGAAAAAAGTTAAACCGTGAACAGGAAAAGCCGtcttttattgtttttactCGCGTTATTTCAAAACTCTTTTGGGCACAAAGAACTTTTTTACCCTCGATTTTAAATCTACCTACTTAATTAGAATGTCTACCTACAAGTTTTCGTTAAAATGACGAATCAAAGCCAGTACTCCGCGAGTTTGAATCCCTGTCTACTTAATAGTTGGTAATGTTAACATAGGTAGTTTATCTAAGAAGTACCTAAGCATATTACAATTAAGTGGATTGTGGAGTTGTGGACACGCATTTGGCCGGGTTTTCGAGCTCTTAGGAAATATTATGTAATGAAAAGAAAATTTTCAAAATCTGCTAATAGTATAATTGCTCCAGtttgaaatgaaaaataaaaacaccaaaattacattaattttgaaatacactTAACAAAATCCCAGTAAGTCAGCAAGTacaaaaaacattttgtatgattacagtaattaataaaacacaTACAATAAGATAATGCTATATTATCATAATAACAATCTACATTATTTGTAATAACTAAGTATCTATTTAGATTTGGCTTGGACATTTGATAATTTAGTAGGGTCATATTTGTATGTCTTTTGAAGGGGTCCCTTGCCAGCTTTAGTGAAAATCAACTCGTCAATTCGCTGTCTCTCTGCTAGTTCTTTGGAGATCTTCATGTTAGTCCAAGAATCTTTTGCTCCATCGATAAAACCTTTTTTCTTGATTGGCAAGGAGTCTGCACTGTGTGTGACCATTTTAGGAATATTTAAATACTCTCTGACGGCTGGAATTCTGAGGACACCAACTTGTACAAGTGAAATAAAGTTACTGGAAACCCAGTAACACAGGATTGCTCCCGGGAAATTAATAGTGAAGGGGATCATAATAACGGGCAGTGCTCTGAGGAAGTATTTCATCATCTGCATGTTCTGTGCGTCTAAGCGACCTCCGTCCACACCCAGTTCAATGGTGGCCCACATAGTGGCACTTGTCAGAAGTGGAAGCAAAAAGAATTGATCAGGAACTGTCAAATCCGTAAACCACCACAGCCCTCCTGTAGATAAACTCTCAACAGGACAGTTAGCCATTCCTCTCAGCCCCATGAAAAAGGAAATAAATAGTGGCGCCTGCGCTAATGGCACCAAGACATTCTTCAAGGGATTCAAACCCTTCTCCTTCATAAATGCCATCATTTCTTGAGCGTATCTAGCCGCCTCCAACTGATTGCCAGTCTGTCTTGCTTGTGTCATCTTCATTTGCAATAACTGAATCTCAGGAAGATTGTTATTCATAGCCGCCGAGTTTCTTTGAGACATTATGACTAGCGGGAACATTATGACTCTGACTGCTAAGGTTCCTATCAATATGGCACCCCACCAAGGAACATCTAATGTAATGTGTAGGTACTCCAAGCAGTTCTGTACGAGGCCGACAGGAGACCAGCCCCCGAGGCCCAAACTAGCAAACGTTGGTTCACCATTTGCAGCCAACGACTGAACGGCCTCTGTAATCTCTCCAAAAGCAGAAGGATCAGGCACGGGCGGTGGTTCAGGTATACTTTCTGTAAGAGTTGCAGTTTTCCCGAGATCGCTGCCACCAGTCGAAGCGAATCTCACGGTATTTGCTGAAGAATAAAAGTAATATACCTTCGCTTGCCTAACCTCAATCTTCTCACAAAACAACTTTGAAACGGCACTGCGGCATCCTCGGCGACTGAGtaatttaaacattttcaaCACTGTATTAGATCAAGCAAGtaaaatgaagaaattaataatacaaaagtttCGTAATATTTACATCGAGGCGCATCTCGCCATTTCTTTCAGCAATGTGACATTGACAGTAAGACAGTAACACAGATTAAATAATCTGTTTTTTTTGTGactttcttttttaataatGCCACGGTCATAGCCACGACTTTTATAATTTGTGAAGTTTGTGAACATACAGAAAACTTCTTTGCTTGATAGtcaattttaaaactaaaatcacACGTGTTCTGAACTGTCAATGTCAGTTAGTGTTGATTTGTgggcagtgttgccagaaggttacttttgtaaccttttaggttacttttgaactgcattggttacttttaggttacactaacgaaaaggttacttttaggtgatttttcagaaattgtagaattaacttttacaggttattcagtaaaaatattaatagtgacaatttaaaaattatgtcataaacagcatttaaacatgaatttgatttattatttgttaaagacaatgagttttagcaaatgtttttttgataataaaacgcaaatccatgaaacggttttatacgaccggtcacttttcggtcttcatggaatggtcaaaatttcgaatttaggtaaacatgaaccatccatgaacaaccgtacacaatcgctccgcacccccccccccccgtatgaaggttactttttattcaaaaaggttacatttttttatatttctggtaatttctgacaagacccgactggcaacactgtttGTGGGATTTGTGGAAACACTTGTGATATGTGGtggtaaataaaatttaacagtaaaattattatgaaagttgTTATAAACAAGTGACGAAATGGCCCACATATCTTACCCATTTAAGAAAACTAACAAAGCGGCATACCAGAAGCCGGCATCAGTAGTTACATCTGATGCTATTTACTGGAAGAAACTTGGTGTAAGTTGGTTACTTTTCTTAcgagtattttttattgtagCTCTTTGTAGCTGTATTTAATGCCTCTTACTAACCTGTGCTTATAATCTTTCAGTTACCAGTCCTCGTGAAAGAGTTCGGTGCCATTGATTACATAGATTTTAGCCCAGTAGAACCATACTACTTCGCGGCAACATGCTCCGTTCGAGTACAGGTAAAGTACTTATTAGTTTTTCAATAATAACGAAAATATACTGAATTCACTCAAGAGTAGTCCTTAATTTCGTGCATTCATTTTTCAGGTGTATGACCCAATCACAAAGGTGGTTGCTAAGAATATTTCAAAGTTTGTCGAGGCAGCGTATGGAGCTAGTTTTAGGACGGACGGCCGGCTCATAGTTGCTGGTAGCGAAGAATCAGCTGTGAAATTATTTGATGTCACTTCCAAGAATGTTCTTCGAGTATTTACTGGACACACTGGCCCTGTAAGTATATTATTCTATTATGTTAGTACTatcttttaagttatttatggTAAGACAATAGGTACAGAATGAATATATCACAATCTTTAATAACAAGTTTTATATTGTACCTTTCAGGTTCACAGAACATTCTTCTCTAAAGACCAAGTCAAAATTCTCAGCTTCTCCGATGACAAATCAGTTGGCTTGTGGGATATTCCAACAGAAGAAAAGATTGCCACTTTCTCAGAACACACAGACTATATCAGAGCAGGAGCTGCAAGTCCTATCTCACCAGATATCATCTTATCAGGCAGCTATGACCATACATTAAAACTTTATGACTGTAGATCAAATGAAACTGTCCTAACAGCAAACCATGGAAGCCCAGTGGAATCAGCTATATTCTTACCATCAGGAGGCATATTTGTCAGTGCTGGAGGTACAGAAATCAAAGTGTGGGATATATTCAATGGGGGAAAACTACTTGCCAATATATCACAGCATCACAAAACGGTGACCACACTCCGTTTGGCCAGTAATGGTAGCAGATTGATGTCGGCATCCCTTGACCGCCATGTTAAAATATATGACATTTCCACCTTCAAAGTGGTCCATAATATTGATTTCCCAAATGCCATTCTGAGTATGGGCATATCAGAACATGATGACACCCTGGCTGTTGGCATGATAGATGGTGTTATTTCCATAAGAAAAAGAGATAAACCTGCACAGCAAAAAGAAGAGAAGAAGGGTCTGTTCAAATTTGCACCTGATCATGTTCAACCAACTGCAACCATTGATACAGTAGTTTCAAACAAAAAAGCTGTTAAAGAGTCAGATTATGATAAGTTTATAAGAAAAATGGAATTTGGTAAAGCCTTGTCTGCTGCGCTGAAAACATATGTAGCTGCTAAGAGTCCAGAAAGAACTGCTGCTGCGTTACAAGAACTACTTAGAAGGAAAGTTTTGAATGTTGCAATGGGTGAACTGAATGAAAAAGACATAGGAGGattattaaagtattttaagAAGAATCTAGGAGAGACAAGGTTCACTAGAACTATTATAGATGCCGCAAATGTTTTTGTAGACGTTTTTGAGAATCAGGTCAAGACTTTTTCAGAAACTAACTTATTGTTATTCAACTCCCTTCAGCAAGAAATAAAAGATGAAATAGAGGTGTGTAAAAGAGTAAGTGAACTTGAAGGAGCCATAGGTATGCTTTTATCTGCAGGCCAGACGAGTACAACTAGAGATGTTTTAGATTTGAATGAAGCATTAGCTCCATCATCGAAAGCACTCAAAGAGATAGTTATTGATGTTTAATAAATTctgtataatttattttgtttgtttttattatcctTTTCTCGAGGCTGATAAAAGAGcttattttcatacatatggCACCAGTATGTGTACTGGAATCATAGATAAATTAGATTCCCTAAGTAAGACGTAAAGATTTGTAggatgtaaaaaaaatgttttcatggAAAAAGTCGTCACAGGTTAAAGTTACTCTGGTTTAAATTCTCGTAGCACTACGTCACTTCCTttctttattgttttgtaatgtTGGTAACATCTCTGTTTTGCTGAAAATAAGTttacaatttcaaaatataGATGGCACTTTTTCTGTATTCTAGTTGTTTAAAACTCTATTGTCTTTGATTTCTGGCCATCCGTCATCCTTGGCTCCGGTTTTTGTCTATGGTCTCAATTGTTGTTCTTGTTTGATCCCAATGGGGCAAAATGACgttttgtaaaattataaattgtaCGACGTCTGTAACCTGTATTTAGTGTAGTGTCATTCTAAAAAAGTGGATAAAAAACGCAATAAATCTATTGAAACGAAAAAGTGGACGATGTGTGACATGGTCATGCTCAATTTCTTTACTGTAGCAATAAATCGTAAGTTCTTTTCGAAGGTTTCTTGTTCtgcacacttttattttttaaatgtattctGCATTAGCAACCTTCCAAAAACATGCAAATGCTCATCATACTGGTAGTCTTTGCTGTATGGAGGTTAGGAGTTATAACCATGAATGAACAAACAGATTTTGTTATAGGTACTTGTAGACAAATCTAAATAGAAGCGATCAGAATGGATGAACGGAGGGTTGCCGATTATTTTGTGGTGGCTGGTTTGCCTGAGAAACCTGAACTTCTGGATGACTCTGACTCTGGACACCTCAAAGGGTACAGCACTAAACCACCAATCACTGATATAGGTGAGTACCTACAAcccatttttatacttatttacttcAATACATTAAACCATTACCTTCAACATAAACCAACTAATTTAGCTCTGAGGTTGGTGACGGTCCAATTAGATCATGCTTAAATTagattttctgaaaataaataacttaatttcatTTAGGTACTTTTCCCAATACCTTCAAGTATTTTAATTGTGAAAATTGTTTATAAGCAAACACCAACCATAATTTactatatttaaataaatatttactgcTATTACTTGAATAACATTTGAATATTCCTCATTATTTGGTCTAAAACGGTCTTATAAATTTTGATTATTGAGTAGCATCGAagttataaaactttttaatgaaaatcaagtaattttaaattaaattacttaaacCCACACATTTTTATTAATCCTATTAATTAGTTCTTCCTTAGCAAACAAGCAAACACAGGAAGTCATTCATTATTGATGACAATGTTTGCCGTAGACGGTCTAggttacaatttattattttgatcatGAATGGCATGACATCTGCATAGTAATGGTTAACATACACATAATTTTACATAACGGTGATTATCTTAATATGTTAACTTACCTGTTTACtgtatttttaatgtaatttgttttttttttcctaaTATTCTTCATATTCTATCATCTAATACCAAGGTAGGTAACCTTGGTAATGATAATGAACTGTTTGAAATCCTACCTGGGAATGGGACTCAAAAAGTCCCACTTTTAGTACTGCATCATGGAGTACttatttgtagtttatttacattgaaattggagcatttatttataattattaattgcaaaaataaacatgatgatgttgttatttttacaaataggtattgcaattataattataaataatgcaTCATAAAATATTTCCTAATAAGATTATTGACACAGGAAATCCACTAACCACATTCCAGATTGTTCAATAACATAGTAAGAATTGTGGTTTGGTTTTGTGTTACAGTTATGTAGTTAATCTACTTACTATACAATACCTAACTTTATTATCTCAAACTGGCTGCTGTTTTCACAtcattaaattttttaatcatCATAATTGAATGTACTTGATTTGCTATTTATATGCTAGTAGTTGTACTAAATTTCGGtattatggattaattaaattaagaaaattaatcaaaaaatcTATAGGTGCTCCATAATGGTTGCTTAATTATCTTGACTCTTGAAAAAATaatctattaatttaataacttgTAAATGAACAATATGCTTCTATGCTTGATGCAGGAATATTCCTTGTTAGACAATTTCCCGTTAATGTTTCCATTTAATGTGAATTTTCTGTGAACTCTAATTAGAATATTCCCGTTGTGGACAATTTTCCCGGCGGGAACGGCACCTTACTATAATCACAATAAACATTTACTTTTATTCCTACCTActtgattaaaataaatgtaaataataaactcACTAGTGTCTTGCCAATCCTATTTAATAATGCGAATCCTAATATTTCTTGATAAAGCAGAAGATAATAGGGCCCACAGACATCCACTAGATTTTTGCGAAAGTCAAGACATGTCCAAGTGTGCAAATACGGGTGTTCTTATTGGATTAATGAGCGAAACTAGTTCAATCTGGTTAAATCTAGGGCGACACTTGTCGAGAGAAACTAGTCGTTTAACTTGTTAATAGCTTATTTCCACCAGATATTTCATGTTAAATAGGTATATCAATCTATTATTTGGCGTAATATACCTACGttacctagtacctacttataatgaGACTGGACTGGAGTGTTGATCAGTGTTTGACTTGAAATTCGTGGTCAACCTATGAATGATTGACCACGAATTTGCCGCCTTTTGTGCTAGGCATTAGAAAATATAAGATATCTATAGCAGAAAGGCACACTTGGTTTATGCGATTCCTGTAATTTCGTTGCCTTACTAAAAATCGGCTAAGCGTTACTCTAATTTTAGGAAactagtgcccgttttcaccatcaatccctaatttttaagtaacccctatgaaaacaaaattcctgttatgtgttaccataggggtcacttaaattagggattgatggtgaaaacgggcataggtTCGTTGGTGAGTTTTTATGAtgcaaaattataataatttgttcACCACCATAAAATGAGCTATAATTACGCTTCTTG
The Ostrinia nubilalis chromosome 16, ilOstNubi1.1, whole genome shotgun sequence DNA segment above includes these coding regions:
- the LOC135079148 gene encoding U3 small nucleolar RNA-associated protein 15 homolog; this encodes MAHISYPFKKTNKAAYQKPASVVTSDAIYWKKLGLPVLVKEFGAIDYIDFSPVEPYYFAATCSVRVQVYDPITKVVAKNISKFVEAAYGASFRTDGRLIVAGSEESAVKLFDVTSKNVLRVFTGHTGPVHRTFFSKDQVKILSFSDDKSVGLWDIPTEEKIATFSEHTDYIRAGAASPISPDIILSGSYDHTLKLYDCRSNETVLTANHGSPVESAIFLPSGGIFVSAGGTEIKVWDIFNGGKLLANISQHHKTVTTLRLASNGSRLMSASLDRHVKIYDISTFKVVHNIDFPNAILSMGISEHDDTLAVGMIDGVISIRKRDKPAQQKEEKKGLFKFAPDHVQPTATIDTVVSNKKAVKESDYDKFIRKMEFGKALSAALKTYVAAKSPERTAAALQELLRRKVLNVAMGELNEKDIGGLLKYFKKNLGETRFTRTIIDAANVFVDVFENQVKTFSETNLLLFNSLQQEIKDEIEVCKRVSELEGAIGMLLSAGQTSTTRDVLDLNEALAPSSKALKEIVIDV
- the LOC135079147 gene encoding mitochondrial inner membrane protein OXA1L; protein product: MFKLLSRRGCRSAVSKLFCEKIEVRQAKVYYFYSSANTVRFASTGGSDLGKTATLTESIPEPPPVPDPSAFGEITEAVQSLAANGEPTFASLGLGGWSPVGLVQNCLEYLHITLDVPWWGAILIGTLAVRVIMFPLVIMSQRNSAAMNNNLPEIQLLQMKMTQARQTGNQLEAARYAQEMMAFMKEKGLNPLKNVLVPLAQAPLFISFFMGLRGMANCPVESLSTGGLWWFTDLTVPDQFFLLPLLTSATMWATIELGVDGGRLDAQNMQMMKYFLRALPVIMIPFTINFPGAILCYWVSSNFISLVQVGVLRIPAVREYLNIPKMVTHSADSLPIKKKGFIDGAKDSWTNMKISKELAERQRIDELIFTKAGKGPLQKTYKYDPTKLSNVQAKSK